The Enterobacter asburiae genome window below encodes:
- a CDS encoding calcium/sodium antiporter: MLLATALLIIGLLLVVYSADRLVFAASILCRLTGVPPVVIGMTVVSVGTSLPEIIVSVSASLHGQLDLAVGTAIGSNIVNILLILGLAALLHPFRVHSDVLRRELPLMLIVSLLAGCVFYDGVLSYSDGIFLLALAIIWLLYSVKIARLAEKQGQDSLTREQVAELPREGTLPVALLWLGVALIIMPMATRMVVDNATVLANYFAISELTIGLTVIAIGTSLPELATAIAGARKGEDDIAIGNIIGSNIFNIAIVMGLPALITPGPFNPLAFSRDYGVMLLVSVIFALLCWRRQRQIGKGAGALLTGGFIVWMAMLYWLSPLLSG; encoded by the coding sequence ATGCTTTTAGCAACAGCACTGTTAATAATTGGTTTACTTTTGGTGGTCTACAGTGCTGACCGTTTAGTTTTTGCTGCATCTATCCTCTGTCGCCTGACGGGCGTACCGCCTGTCGTCATCGGGATGACCGTTGTCAGCGTGGGAACGTCACTTCCTGAAATCATCGTCTCTGTCTCGGCATCGCTGCATGGTCAGTTAGACCTGGCAGTAGGTACCGCAATTGGCTCCAACATCGTCAATATACTCTTGATTTTAGGCCTGGCCGCACTGCTCCATCCATTTCGCGTGCATTCTGATGTTCTACGCCGTGAATTGCCGCTAATGTTAATCGTAAGCCTGCTGGCAGGCTGCGTATTTTACGATGGTGTGCTGAGCTACAGCGACGGTATTTTCCTGCTGGCGCTGGCCATCATCTGGCTGCTGTATAGTGTTAAAATCGCCCGACTGGCTGAGAAGCAGGGTCAGGATAGCCTCACGCGCGAGCAGGTCGCCGAACTGCCGCGAGAAGGCACGCTGCCTGTTGCCCTGCTCTGGCTTGGCGTTGCGCTGATCATCATGCCGATGGCAACGCGCATGGTCGTGGATAACGCGACGGTGCTGGCGAACTATTTCGCCATCAGTGAACTGACCATTGGCCTGACGGTGATTGCCATCGGCACCAGCCTGCCGGAGCTGGCCACGGCGATTGCAGGGGCACGTAAAGGTGAGGATGACATTGCCATTGGTAATATCATCGGTTCCAACATATTTAATATCGCCATTGTGATGGGCCTGCCGGCCCTGATTACGCCAGGGCCCTTTAATCCCCTGGCATTCTCACGCGACTACGGCGTGATGTTATTGGTCAGCGTGATATTTGCCCTGCTCTGCTGGCGGCGGCAAAGACAGATCGGCAAAGGCGCAGGCGCGCTGCTGACGGGTGGATTTATCGTATGGATGGCGATGCTGTACTGGCTCTCGCCTCTTCTCTCTGGGTAA
- the mlaF gene encoding phospholipid ABC transporter ATP-binding protein MlaF, whose translation MSQTMANLVDVRGVSFSRANRLIFDDISLTVPRGKITAIMGPSGIGKTTLLRLIGGQIPPDRGEILFDGENIPEMSRSRLYTVRKRMSMLFQSGALFTDMNVFDNVAYPLREHTSLPPELLKSTVMMKLEAVGLRGAAKLMPSELSGGMARRAALARAIALEPDLIMFDEPFVGQDPITMGVLVKLISELNSALGVTCIVVSHDVPEVLSIADYAYIVADKKIVAHGSAQALQENCDPRVRQFLDGIADGPVPFRYPAGDYRDDLLGIGS comes from the coding sequence ATGAGCCAAACGATGGCGAATTTAGTCGATGTTCGCGGCGTGAGTTTTTCTCGCGCCAACAGATTGATATTTGATGATATTTCGTTGACCGTACCGCGTGGCAAGATCACTGCCATCATGGGGCCGTCCGGGATCGGTAAAACGACCCTGCTGCGTCTCATTGGTGGGCAGATCCCACCCGATCGCGGTGAAATCCTCTTCGATGGCGAAAACATCCCGGAGATGTCACGTTCGCGTCTGTATACTGTCCGCAAACGAATGAGCATGCTCTTTCAGTCGGGAGCCTTGTTCACCGACATGAATGTCTTTGATAACGTGGCCTATCCGCTGCGCGAGCATACCAGCCTGCCGCCTGAACTGCTGAAAAGCACGGTGATGATGAAGCTCGAAGCCGTCGGTTTGCGGGGCGCCGCGAAGCTGATGCCTTCGGAGCTATCCGGCGGGATGGCGCGCCGCGCCGCGCTGGCGCGAGCCATTGCATTAGAACCTGATTTAATCATGTTCGACGAACCGTTTGTTGGACAGGATCCCATCACGATGGGCGTGCTGGTTAAGCTCATCTCTGAACTGAACAGCGCGCTTGGCGTCACCTGCATTGTGGTATCTCACGATGTACCTGAAGTATTGAGCATTGCCGATTACGCCTATATCGTGGCGGACAAAAAGATCGTCGCACACGGCAGCGCTCAGGCGCTGCAGGAAAATTGCGATCCGCGCGTGCGGCAGTTCCTCGACGGTATTGCCGATGGCCCCGTGCCGTTCCGCTACCCGGCGGGCGACTATCGTGACGATTTACTGGGAATAGGGAGTTAA
- the mlaE gene encoding lipid asymmetry maintenance ABC transporter permease subunit MlaE, producing the protein MLLNALAALGHRGIKTIRTFGRAGLMLFNALVGKPEFRKHAPLLVRQLYNVAVLSMLIIIVSGLFIGMVLGLQGYLVLTTYSAETSLGMLVALSLLRELGPVVAALLFAGRAGSALTAEIGLMRATEQLSSMEMMAVDPLRRVISPRFWAGVISLPLLTILFVAVGIWGGSLVGVHWKGIDAGFFWSAMQDAIDLRMDLVNCLIKSVVFAITVTWIALFNGYDAIPTSAGISRATTRTVVHSSLAVLGLDFVLTALMFGN; encoded by the coding sequence ATGCTGTTAAATGCGTTGGCCGCTCTCGGACACCGTGGCATAAAAACCATCAGGACGTTCGGGCGTGCCGGATTGATGTTATTCAACGCGCTGGTCGGCAAGCCGGAATTCCGCAAGCACGCACCGCTGCTGGTGCGGCAGCTTTATAATGTCGCCGTGCTGTCGATGCTCATCATCATTGTTTCCGGTCTGTTTATCGGTATGGTGCTTGGGCTACAGGGCTATCTTGTTCTGACAACCTACAGTGCAGAAACCAGCCTCGGGATGCTGGTGGCGCTCTCGCTGCTGCGTGAACTGGGGCCGGTTGTGGCGGCGCTGCTGTTCGCCGGGCGCGCGGGGTCGGCATTAACGGCTGAAATTGGCCTGATGCGTGCGACCGAGCAGCTCTCCAGCATGGAGATGATGGCGGTCGATCCGCTGCGTCGTGTGATCTCGCCGCGTTTCTGGGCTGGGGTGATCTCTTTACCGTTACTGACTATTCTGTTTGTCGCCGTGGGTATCTGGGGCGGTTCGCTGGTTGGCGTGCACTGGAAAGGCATTGACGCCGGTTTCTTCTGGTCCGCAATGCAGGATGCCATCGACCTGCGAATGGATCTGGTTAACTGCCTGATCAAAAGCGTGGTATTTGCCATTACGGTCACCTGGATTGCATTGTTCAATGGTTACGATGCCATCCCGACGTCGGCGGGCATTAGCCGCGCAACTACACGTACAGTCGTACATTCGTCGCTGGCCGTACTGGGTCTGGATTTTGTGCTCACCGCACTGATGTTTGGGAATTGA
- the mlaD gene encoding outer membrane lipid asymmetry maintenance protein MlaD, protein MQTRKNEIWVGVFLLLALLAALFICLRAADITSVRTEPTYRIYATFDNIGGLKARSPVRIGGVVIGRVSDITLDEKTYLPRVAMDIEERYNHIPDTSSLSIRTSGLLGEQYLALNVGFEDPELGTTILKDGSVIQDTKSAMVLEDMIGQFLYSSKGDDKKSDAAPAQSEDHTDVAPTPGAAN, encoded by the coding sequence ATGCAAACGAGAAAAAATGAAATTTGGGTCGGTGTATTCCTGCTGCTGGCGCTGCTGGCCGCGCTGTTTATCTGCCTGAGAGCGGCGGATATCACGTCTGTGCGCACCGAGCCGACGTATCGCATCTATGCCACCTTCGATAACATCGGCGGGCTGAAGGCGCGTTCACCGGTTCGTATCGGCGGCGTGGTGATCGGACGCGTATCTGACATTACGCTTGATGAGAAAACCTATCTGCCACGCGTCGCGATGGATATCGAAGAGCGTTACAACCATATCCCGGACACCAGCTCCCTTTCTATTCGCACTTCCGGCCTGCTGGGCGAACAATATCTGGCGCTTAACGTCGGCTTTGAAGACCCCGAGCTGGGAACGACTATCCTTAAAGACGGTAGCGTCATTCAGGATACGAAATCCGCGATGGTGCTGGAGGATATGATTGGTCAGTTCCTTTACAGCAGTAAAGGGGATGATAAAAAATCCGACGCTGCCCCAGCGCAGAGCGAAGATCATACCGACGTCGCACCGACGCCAGGTGCTGCGAATTAA
- the mlaC gene encoding phospholipid-binding protein MlaC, whose translation MFKRLLMVAMLVIAPLTAAHAADQSNPYKLMDEAAKKTFDRLKNEQPKIRANPDYLREVVDQELLPYVQIKYAGALVLGRYYKDATPAQRDAYFAAFREYLKQAYGQALAMYHGQTYQIAPEQPLGDATIVPIRVTIIDPNGRPPVRLDFQWRKNSQTGHWQAYDMIAEGVSMITTKQNEWSDLLRTKGIDGLTAQLQSISRQKITLDEKK comes from the coding sequence ATGTTTAAACGACTGTTAATGGTTGCCATGCTGGTCATCGCCCCTCTTACCGCCGCCCACGCTGCGGATCAGAGTAACCCGTACAAACTGATGGACGAAGCGGCGAAAAAGACCTTCGACCGTCTTAAAAATGAACAGCCTAAAATTCGTGCTAATCCTGATTATCTGCGTGAAGTTGTTGACCAGGAGCTGCTGCCGTACGTGCAGATTAAATATGCGGGTGCGCTGGTGCTGGGACGTTATTACAAAGACGCGACCCCTGCGCAGCGTGATGCCTACTTTGCCGCGTTCCGTGAATACCTGAAACAGGCTTATGGCCAGGCGCTGGCGATGTACCACGGCCAGACCTATCAGATTGCGCCTGAGCAGCCGCTGGGCGATGCAACTATCGTCCCTATCCGTGTGACGATCATCGATCCTAACGGTCGTCCGCCGGTTCGTCTGGATTTCCAGTGGCGTAAAAACAGCCAGACCGGTCACTGGCAGGCGTATGACATGATTGCCGAAGGGGTAAGCATGATCACCACCAAACAGAACGAATGGAGCGATCTGCTGCGCACCAAAGGCATTGATGGCCTGACCGCTCAGCTGCAGTCTATCTCTCGCCAGAAAATTACCCTGGACGAGAAGAAGTAA
- the mlaB gene encoding lipid asymmetry maintenance protein MlaB: MSQQLSWSREGETLKLSGELDQDLLNPLWDKRHEAMQGVTRIDLTDVTRVDTAGVALLAHLVAVGKKQGTSVKLHGASDNVVTLAQLYNLPEDVLPR, encoded by the coding sequence ATGTCACAGCAACTCAGCTGGTCGCGTGAAGGCGAAACATTAAAGCTGTCCGGTGAACTGGATCAGGATCTGCTGAACCCACTGTGGGACAAACGCCACGAAGCGATGCAGGGCGTGACGCGTATCGACTTAACAGACGTTACGCGGGTGGATACGGCGGGTGTTGCGCTGCTTGCCCATCTGGTTGCCGTGGGGAAAAAGCAGGGGACAAGCGTTAAGCTTCACGGCGCGAGCGATAATGTCGTGACTCTTGCGCAGCTCTATAACCTCCCTGAGGACGTACTGCCTCGTTAA
- the ibaG gene encoding BolA family iron metabolism protein IbaG — MENHEIQTVLMNALSLQEAHVTGDGSHFQVIAVGEMFDGMSRVKKQQAVYAPLMEYIADNRIHALSIKAFTPQEWARDRKLNGF; from the coding sequence ATGGAAAATCATGAAATCCAGACAGTGCTGATGAATGCACTCTCCCTTCAGGAAGCCCACGTCACTGGCGATGGCAGTCACTTCCAGGTTATTGCTGTGGGTGAGATGTTCGACGGTATGAGCCGCGTGAAGAAACAGCAGGCTGTGTACGCGCCGCTGATGGAATATATTGCGGATAACCGCATCCACGCCCTGTCGATTAAAGCGTTCACCCCGCAAGAGTGGGCACGCGATCGCAAACTAAACGGTTTTTGA
- the murA gene encoding UDP-N-acetylglucosamine 1-carboxyvinyltransferase — translation MDKFRVQGPTRLQGEVTISGAKNAALPILFAALLAEEPVEIQNVPKLKDIDTTMKLLTQLGTKVERNGSVWIDASKVNNFSAPYDLVKTMRASIWALGPLVARFGQGQVSLPGGCAIGARPVDLHIFGLEKLGAEIKLEEGYVKASVNGRLKGAHIVMDKVSVGATVTIMSAATLAEGTTIIENAAREPEIVDTANFLVALGAKISGQGTDRITIEGVERLGGGVYRVLPDRIETGTFLVAAAISGGKIVCRNAQPDTLDAVLAKLRDAGADIEIGEDWISLDMHGQRPKAVNVRTAPHPAFPTDMQAQFTLLNLVAEGTGFITETIFENRFMHVPELIRMGAHAEIESNTVICHGVEKLSGAQVMATDLRASASLVLAGCIAEGTTIVDRIYHIDRGYERIEDKLRALGANIERVKGE, via the coding sequence ATGGATAAATTTCGTGTACAGGGGCCAACGCGTCTCCAGGGCGAAGTCACAATTTCTGGCGCAAAAAACGCCGCGCTGCCAATCCTCTTTGCTGCGCTGCTGGCTGAAGAGCCGGTAGAAATTCAGAACGTACCGAAGCTGAAAGATATCGACACCACCATGAAGCTGCTCACCCAGCTGGGCACGAAAGTTGAGCGTAACGGTTCCGTCTGGATCGACGCCAGCAAGGTGAACAACTTCTCAGCTCCTTACGATCTGGTGAAAACCATGCGTGCATCCATCTGGGCGCTTGGCCCGCTGGTAGCGCGTTTTGGTCAGGGACAGGTCTCTCTGCCGGGCGGCTGTGCTATCGGTGCGCGTCCGGTTGACCTGCACATCTTTGGTCTGGAGAAACTGGGCGCAGAGATCAAGCTGGAAGAAGGTTACGTTAAAGCGTCCGTCAATGGTCGTCTGAAAGGCGCGCACATCGTCATGGACAAAGTGAGCGTGGGCGCAACGGTCACCATTATGTCTGCGGCGACGCTGGCAGAAGGTACCACCATCATCGAAAACGCCGCGCGTGAACCGGAAATTGTGGATACCGCCAATTTCCTCGTGGCGCTGGGGGCGAAGATTTCCGGTCAGGGTACCGACCGTATCACCATCGAAGGCGTTGAGCGTCTGGGTGGCGGTGTCTATCGCGTTCTGCCGGACCGTATCGAAACCGGTACCTTCCTGGTCGCTGCGGCGATTTCTGGCGGTAAGATTGTTTGTCGCAACGCGCAGCCAGATACCCTGGATGCGGTGCTGGCGAAACTGCGCGATGCGGGTGCGGATATCGAAATCGGCGAAGACTGGATCAGCCTCGATATGCACGGTCAGCGTCCAAAAGCGGTCAATGTGCGTACGGCGCCGCATCCGGCGTTCCCTACGGACATGCAGGCGCAGTTCACCCTGTTGAACCTGGTCGCCGAAGGCACTGGCTTCATCACAGAAACCATTTTCGAGAACCGCTTTATGCACGTACCGGAGCTGATCCGTATGGGTGCGCATGCTGAGATCGAAAGTAATACCGTGATTTGCCACGGCGTTGAGAAACTGTCAGGTGCTCAGGTGATGGCAACCGATCTGCGTGCGTCTGCAAGCCTGGTGCTGGCGGGGTGTATCGCGGAAGGCACAACAATCGTGGATCGTATCTATCACATCGATCGTGGTTATGAGCGTATCGAAGATAAACTGCGCGCGCTGGGTGCCAACATCGAGCGTGTGAAGGGCGAGTAA
- the sfsB gene encoding DNA-binding transcriptional regulator SfsB has product MDTKFIDWHTADIIAALRKRGTSLAAESRRHGLSSSTLANALTRPWPKGELIIATALDTHPWVIWPSRYHDPITHEFIDRSRMIRQRKVKTEPQE; this is encoded by the coding sequence ATGGATACGAAATTTATCGACTGGCACACGGCTGATATTATTGCCGCACTGCGCAAAAGAGGCACTTCACTGGCAGCAGAGTCCCGCCGCCATGGACTGAGTTCTTCAACTCTGGCAAACGCCCTCACCCGCCCCTGGCCCAAGGGAGAATTAATTATCGCGACGGCGCTGGATACGCATCCGTGGGTAATTTGGCCTTCTCGCTATCACGATCCCATTACCCATGAATTTATCGACAGATCGCGCATGATTCGCCAGAGAAAGGTAAAAACAGAACCGCAGGAATAA
- the ispB gene encoding octaprenyl diphosphate synthase: MNLEKINELTAQDMAGVNAAILEQLNSDVQLINQLGYYIVSGGGKRIRPMIAILAARAVGYQGNAHITIAALIEFIHTATLLHDDVVDESDMRRGKATANAAFGNAASVLVGDFIYTRAFQMMTSLGSLKVLEVMSEAVNVIAEGEVLQLMNVNDPDITEENYMRVIYSKTARLFEAAAQCSGILADCTEAQEKGLQDYGRYLGTAFQLIDDLLDYSADGETLGKNVGDDLNEGKPTLPLLHAMRNGTADQAKMIREAIEQGNGRHLLEPVLETMAICGSLEWTRQRAEEEADKAIEALQVIPDSPWREALIGLAHIAVQRDR; the protein is encoded by the coding sequence ATGAATTTAGAAAAAATCAACGAGTTAACCGCGCAAGATATGGCGGGTGTGAATGCAGCAATCCTGGAGCAACTCAACTCTGACGTTCAGCTGATCAATCAGTTGGGCTATTACATCGTCAGCGGCGGCGGTAAACGCATTCGTCCGATGATTGCCATTCTGGCTGCCAGAGCCGTTGGCTATCAGGGAAATGCTCACATCACTATCGCAGCGCTCATCGAATTTATTCACACGGCGACGCTTCTGCATGACGATGTTGTGGATGAATCGGATATGCGTCGTGGCAAAGCCACGGCAAACGCTGCTTTCGGAAACGCAGCCAGCGTCCTGGTGGGGGATTTTATCTATACCCGTGCCTTCCAGATGATGACCAGCCTGGGCTCACTGAAAGTGCTGGAAGTGATGTCCGAAGCCGTAAACGTCATTGCTGAAGGCGAAGTGCTGCAGCTGATGAACGTCAACGACCCTGACATTACCGAAGAAAACTACATGCGCGTCATCTACAGCAAAACTGCGCGCCTGTTTGAAGCGGCAGCCCAGTGTTCCGGCATTCTGGCTGACTGTACCGAAGCACAGGAAAAAGGCCTGCAGGACTATGGCCGCTACCTGGGTACGGCATTCCAGCTGATTGATGATTTGCTGGACTACAGTGCGGACGGCGAGACGCTCGGCAAAAACGTGGGCGATGACCTGAACGAAGGCAAACCCACCCTGCCGCTGCTTCATGCTATGCGCAATGGAACAGCCGACCAGGCGAAAATGATCCGTGAAGCGATTGAGCAGGGAAATGGCCGCCATCTTCTGGAACCTGTACTGGAAACCATGGCTATCTGCGGATCGCTGGAATGGACGCGTCAGCGTGCGGAAGAAGAAGCCGACAAAGCCATCGAAGCGCTTCAGGTCATTCCAGACAGTCCGTGGCGCGAGGCACTGATTGGTCTTGCCCACATCGCCGTTCAGCGCGACCGTTAA
- the rplU gene encoding 50S ribosomal protein L21: MYAVFQSGGKQHRVSEGQTVRLEKLDIATGESVEFAEVLMIANGEEVKIGVPFVDGGVIKAEVVAHGRGEKVKIVKFRRRKHYRKQQGHRQWFTDVKITGISA; the protein is encoded by the coding sequence ATGTACGCGGTTTTCCAAAGTGGTGGTAAACAACACCGAGTAAGCGAAGGTCAGACCGTTCGCCTGGAAAAGCTGGACATCGCAACTGGCGAATCTGTTGAGTTCGCAGAAGTTCTGATGATCGCAAACGGTGAAGAAGTCAAAATCGGCGTTCCTTTCGTTGATGGCGGCGTTATCAAAGCTGAAGTTGTTGCACACGGTCGTGGCGAGAAAGTTAAAATCGTTAAGTTTCGTCGTCGTAAGCACTACCGTAAGCAGCAGGGCCACCGTCAGTGGTTCACTGATGTGAAAATTACTGGCATCAGCGCCTAA
- the rpmA gene encoding 50S ribosomal protein L27, with product MAHKKAGGSTRNGRDSEAKRLGVKRFGGESVLAGSIIVRQRGTKFHAGNNVGCGRDHTLFAKADGKVKFEVKGPNNRKYISIVAE from the coding sequence ATGGCACATAAAAAGGCTGGCGGCTCCACACGTAACGGTCGCGATTCAGAAGCTAAACGCCTTGGCGTTAAGCGTTTCGGTGGCGAATCCGTTCTGGCGGGTAGCATCATCGTTCGTCAACGTGGTACCAAATTCCACGCTGGCAACAACGTAGGTTGCGGTCGTGACCACACTCTGTTTGCTAAAGCAGACGGTAAAGTGAAATTTGAAGTTAAAGGCCCGAACAACCGTAAATACATCAGCATCGTTGCTGAGTAA
- a CDS encoding DMT family transporter — translation MKQQAGIGIVLALTTAMCWGALPIAMKQVLEVMEPPTVVFYRFLMASIGLGAILAIKGKLPPLRLFRKPRWLVLLAIATGGLFGNFILFSSSLQYLSPTASQVIGQLSPVGMMVASVFILKEKMRGTQIIGASMLLCGLVMFFNTSLIEIFTRLTDYTWGVIFGVGAATVWVSYGVAQKVLLRRLASQQILFLLYTLCTIALLPLAKPGVISQLSDWQLACLIFCGLNTLVGYGALAEAMARWQAAQVSALITLTPLFTLLFSDLLSMAWPDVFVRPMLNLLGYLGAFVVVAGAMYSAIGHRLWGRWRKNEAVVVVPRSGE, via the coding sequence ATGAAGCAGCAGGCCGGCATTGGTATTGTTTTGGCGCTCACTACCGCAATGTGCTGGGGTGCGCTGCCAATTGCAATGAAGCAGGTTCTGGAAGTGATGGAGCCGCCTACGGTGGTCTTTTATCGCTTTCTGATGGCAAGCATCGGCCTCGGGGCCATTCTGGCTATCAAAGGTAAGCTTCCACCCTTGCGGCTTTTCCGCAAACCGCGCTGGCTGGTATTGCTGGCTATCGCGACGGGCGGTCTGTTCGGTAACTTCATCCTGTTCAGCTCTTCCCTGCAATATCTCAGCCCCACGGCGTCGCAGGTGATAGGTCAGCTTTCACCGGTGGGCATGATGGTCGCCAGCGTCTTTATCCTCAAGGAAAAGATGCGTGGTACGCAGATTATCGGGGCGAGCATGCTGCTGTGCGGTCTGGTGATGTTCTTCAACACCAGTCTGATAGAGATTTTCACCCGCCTGACGGATTACACATGGGGTGTAATTTTTGGTGTGGGGGCAGCAACGGTCTGGGTGAGCTATGGCGTCGCACAAAAGGTGTTATTGCGTCGTCTTGCCTCACAGCAGATCCTCTTTTTACTGTACACTTTGTGTACAATAGCATTGCTGCCATTAGCAAAGCCGGGTGTGATTTCCCAGCTTAGCGACTGGCAACTGGCGTGCCTCATTTTTTGTGGGCTGAACACGCTGGTCGGTTATGGCGCGCTGGCCGAAGCGATGGCGCGCTGGCAGGCAGCACAGGTGAGCGCGTTAATTACGCTTACTCCGCTGTTTACGCTGTTATTTTCAGATTTGTTATCAATGGCCTGGCCCGATGTCTTCGTCAGACCGATGCTCAACCTGTTGGGTTATCTCGGTGCGTTTGTCGTGGTTGCGGGCGCGATGTATTCCGCCATTGGTCATCGTCTTTGGGGACGTTGGCGCAAAAATGAAGCGGTTGTAGTAGTCCCCCGCTCAGGCGAATGA